Genomic window (Akkermansiaceae bacterium):
CCAGCTATGGAAAAGACATCTATTTTCAGAGTGGCACCCTCACCCGAAGTGGCGTGAGTATTGTTGGATCCAATGATCAGTGTGATACCCCCTTTCCAGCAGGAAATCCTAATGTCAACGGTGATATCGTGGGTACAATCATAGCTCGAATCGAACCTGGCCTCTCCCCGCTTGGATATTATGGAGGCCCCACGATGACCATGCATCCTCTGACGAATAGCCCGGCCTACAACGCAGGGGGATCAACAAGCCTAAGCACGGATCAGCGTGGCTACCCGCGAGTGGTTGGAGCATCGCTCGACACAGGAGCCGTCGAAGTAAGCACCACACTACTAGTCACCACAGCTATCGATGAAAACGATGGAGGACTCGGACTGGGCGTTGGCAATTCGTTACGTGAATGTATTCAGGCTGCAACGTCACCAGGCTCCCTCATTAGTTTTGCACAAGTCCTCGATGGAAACACCCTTACCATTACCAATGGCGCCATACCCGTGTCAGCACAAACGGTTCTCATTGATGCCTCCGGCTTGAGTAATGGCATCACTATCGATGGCGACAGCACCTATGGCATATTCAATTGCTCATCATCAGCCAATCTTTCCATAAATTCGCTGACAATCACCAAGGCAGGGGCTCGTGCCATCACTTCTGAATCAGGATCATCACTCAGCCTTTCTAACTGCGCATTTACTGCCAATCTGTCAGGATGTCTCGATCTGGAGCTGAGCAAGGCGAGTATCCGATATTGCGATTTTACGGATAACACCCTCAATACCGTATCCAGTGGCGGAGGTGCCGCCGTCTTTGCGCTGACTTCGGATGTCGTCATTGACCAAAGCTCATTTGTTGGAAACTCTACAGTCTCCACAGGAGGGCCTCTTGGAGGAGCCATCCGATCGGCAGTCTCCACACTTCATGTCTCACGCTGCAACTTTTCAAACAACTCAGCTCTAGGCAGTTCAGCAGGAAAAGGAGGAGCCATCTACCTTTCTCACCTACTAGGACCAGCACTCTCCTATTCATCGATCACGAATTCGACGTTCAAAGGCAACCAATCGGCTTTGGGAGGAGCCATTGAACTGGGAAATATCATTGGCAGCATTGAACTCAGCCACTTGACAATCACGGGTAACGTCAGTGATTTGGGCGGAGGGATTAATCTCAAGTCCGCGGGAACCGACGGGAAACTCCTCCTCAATCACTGCATTATTGCAACCAACCTTTCCCCTATCAACGCAGATATCAACTACGATCCTTCTGGCGGAGGCAGCAATCCCATTGTTGTGTCTGGACCCAACCTCATCGGGGATAATTCCTCAGTCGCCTCAATTTTCCCTGCGGGCGCGCTTGTTGGCACCATGGCCACACCTCTTGATCCGATGCTGGGATCCCACTCCAACCACGGAGGTTTTACCAACTCGATCCCGTTACTGCCCGGTTCCCCAGCTATTGATGCGGGCTCCGTCATATTCCCGGCCTTGCAAAATGATCAACGTGGTTTTAGCAGGATGATTGGAACAGCTCCCGATCTCGGGGCCTACGAAAATGGCCACATCGTAGGATACTCAACCTGGGTGGAAGAAAAAATCGCCTCAGGCTTGGATGCCGATTTTGCGGGTGACTCAGAATTTGATACCAATCGAAACGGCGTCGAGTACGCCACAGGGAGGCATCCCGCAGTGACAGAAGACGCCGCCATACTCCATCTTACCCGCGTAGCCAAAGCGGGCGGAGGTTATGAAATGCACATCACCTTCGCCTATGAGCCCGATGCTCCTGATATCAAATACATCCTACAACGAAACACAACGCTCGACGCCTTTGGCGCTCGCTATCGCTTCACTCCGTCAACCGGTATCGAACAACTCCACCCCAGTGGTAATGTCACAGCCACCTACGATGAGATCAACAAAACCATTACCGTAGTGGATGACGGAATAGGCGACGGCCCGAGATATTTCTGGAGATTAATGATCGAAGAACTGCCAACCTCACCCTAACACCTTATCGAGCCAAGCGAGCATTTTCTTGCGATACTCACCGTGATTCCGGTCCAGTGAATCGACATGGGTGCCGTTTTCGACTTTGAAAAAGGTTTTGGGCTCCCTGGCTTTCTCGAAGAGCTTCTCCCCCTGCCCGACGGGAACCATGGTGTCAGCCGTCCCGTGTATGATCAACAAGGGGACCGATGGTAACTTGTCGATGTAGTCGATGGTGGATAGCTCGTCTGTCGTCAGGTTGGCACCTACCTGACCGGCTTTTTGCCTCGCCATTTCCTTGTAGGAGGCAAAGGCCCCGTCGGTAATCACCGCGCGCAGTCCCTTGATGGGTTTCATTGCCAGGGCCACCACTGATTTGGCGCCGCCAAGGCTATGGGAAAATGAAACCAGTTTGCCGGCATCGACGTCCTTTCGCGATGCCACGTACTGGAATGCCGCCGTCACATCCTCGACGAGTCCCTTGCGGGAAAGCTCCCCCTTGGACTGGCCAAAGGCGCGGTAATCGTAGAGCAGCACATTGTAGCCAGCAGGCATCAACCAGCTGATAAAGCCGTAGTGATGGGCCACCGAGCCGGCGTTACCATGGGAAAACACAACGGTGCCCTTCGCCTTGCCGGCACCAAGATTACTCGGCAGAAACCATCCGTGTAGCTCTGTGCCATCGGCTGACTTGAATGTGACGTCCTCATACTTCGCCCCGTATTTCCTCGGTGTGAAGGGTTGGTCCTTGGTGGGAAAATAAAACAAGCGGTTGCCCCCGTTTTTCCCCAGAAATGCCTCCGCAAGCTTGGATAGCTGGCCATCCTTGTCGTCCAGCAGACCATTTCCCGGTTTTTCACCAGCCTTGGGCCCGGCGGGAGCCTCGTCAGCAGATACCTGGGGAGAGAGTAGTGCACAGGCTGCCAGACCTGCGAGAAGGGAGGGCATCGTAAATTGTTTCATCGGAAGAATAGCGTCCGTGGACGCCGCCCTTGTTTGAAAATCGGCCGATTGCCGGCACCTGTTGGCACCTTGCTAAGCGTCGAGCTCCAGGGCGGCCTTCTGGGCAGCGGTCCTTGCTTCCCCCTTGTGCGCCTTGTCGGCCTCCGCCTCTGTAGTGAGGCGCATTCCGACAGGCTTGGAAACACCGAAGTCCTCCATGGTGACACCATACATGACGTCGGCCCGTGCCATCGTCCGTTTGCTGTGGGTCACAATGATGAACTGGGAGTTATCGATAAACCTGTCGAGAACCTTGAGGAATCGACCGATGTTGGCCTCGTCAAGCGGCGCGTCCAGCTCGTCAAGCACACAGAACGGGCTCGGCTTGATCTGGTAGATGGAGAACAGCAGTGCCACAGCCGTCATCGAGCGCTCACCACCGGAGAGCAGGCTGATCGACTGGAGTTTTTTGCCCGGAGGTTTGGCGATGATATCGATCCCGCTTTCCAGTGGATCGTGTTCATCGACGAGCACCAGGTTGGCGATGGCTTTGTCACCAAAGAGCACCTTGAACATGCCTTTGAAGTTCTCGGCCACCTGATTGAAGGTTTCGGTGAAACGTTTTTTGGTCTCGACGTTGATCTTCTCGATGACGTTGATCAACTCGGTTTTGGAGTTGACCAGGTCATCGTGTTGGTTGCGGAGATTGGTATTATGCTCCTCAAGTTCGTCGAATTCCTCGATCGCGTCCACGTTGACAGGCCCCATGGAGTCGACTTTGCGCTTGAGATCGACCACTATGCTTTCGATGAGTTCCCAGTCCGGCCCGGAGTCGCCGGGAAACTCGATGACCTCATCATCGGTCACCTCGATCGCAGCCAAATCGGTCACCTCAGTTGGCGAGTATTCCTCGCCTTCCCTCTCGGCGCGACGCTGTTCTTGTCGGTCATATTGCTTGGCACGCTCCTGGAGGCAGGTCAGCAATGCGTGGGCGTCCGGGCGGAAATGCTTGAGTTCGATCTGGTGACGCTCCATCACGCTTTCGTTGAGATTTTCCAATCGGAGACCAATCTTGGTGGCTGCGATTTCCTCACGGCCTTTTTGATCAGAGATCTTGGAACACTCGTGACGAAGGTCGGACAGTTCTTTTTCGCTGACCTCGATCGCCCGGTGGAGTTCACCCCGGCTGGCTGAGGTTGACTCGAGAAGCTCTTCCAGGTCGCGGGCCTCGGCCCTGTTCATCTCGATGGTCTTGGCCAGCTCAGAGTTTTCGGCAGTTGCTGCCTCCATACGCTCGGTAAAGGCCGCGATTTCCTCATCACGACGATTGCTTATCTGGCGCAACTCCTCGAGACGTGCCTCCATCGGTGAGCGTTGGCGTTCGGCGGCTTCCAATGCCTGACGCTCAACGGCAAGCCTGGTGCGGAACTCCTGCAGTTGGGATACGGCTTCGTTTTCACGGCGGCTCGCTTCCTCGAGTTCACCCGCCAGCTTCACCTGGTCAGCTTCTATCTGCTCTAGGCGTGCGCGGGCCATGGAGAGATCGCTTTCGAGTTCCTCGCGTCCCATGACAGCATTGGAATCACGCTCCTTGATATCGTTGCGCTCCCACTGGACAGCGGAGATTTTGCTTTCGAGTGATTCCACCTCACGGCTGGCGAGGGTGAGCTGGCCCTGGAGTGTTGACTCCTCGACACGGGCTTTCTGCAGCCTTTCCCGGGCAAGCTCGGATGCTTCACGCTGCTCCCTCACCAGGGTTTCGAGTTCGGCGAGGTGGGCGCGGGCTTCTTCGTCGGCTGTTTCGAGCTCCGCCACTTCGATTTCCAGGGAACGCACCTCGTTCTGGCGTTCCAGCACCGAACTTTGGTCGCCTGTGCTAACCCCCCCGGTGATCAGTCCTTCGGGGCTGAAAACCTCACCTCGCAAGGTGACCAGGGTCACGCCGGGCAGTTCCGGGCGCATACTCATCGCGGTGGAAAGATCGCTGACGATGAGCACCTTGGATAGCAGGCTCTCGACCACGGCGGCGACTTTGGGGTCCGATTTCACACGGTCCATCGCCCAGGTCTCGGCGCCATCCGGCACGGTCATCATCTGGCCGGCGGAGGTTGGCGAGACAAAGTCTTCCGGAATGAGGGCGGCTTCGCCGAGTTTCTTTTCGGTAAGACGATCAATAATCGCCTGCGCGTAACTGGAGTCGGTAACCAGGACGGCTTGCAAATGCGAGCCGAGTGCCGCCTCCACGGCTACCGTGTAGGCATGTTCCACCTCAATGAGGCCAGCTAACACGCCGCGCACACCGTTCTTAAAAAACCCAGGTTCATCGAGCCCCTTGAGCACGGCCTGGGTTCCTTTTTCAAATCCTTCCCCGCTGTCGACGAGCTGTCGGAGTACATCGAGGCGTGAGGAAACCTTGGCGAGATCCTTATGACTCGCAGAAGCAAGATCCCGAGCGGCATCAAGGTCACCCCGTGTGTGCTGGAAGGTACGTTCGGTCGTTTCCTTCTCCTCCTCAAGAGCAGCCAGCTTGCTACGGCGGGTCTCCAGCTCGGAGGCAATACCCTCCTGCTCCATCACCGCCTCTTCGTGCTCACCCTGAAGTCGTTCCTCCTCCTCGGCAAGTTTGCGTGAGCGCTCGAGGCTGTTCTCCATCTGCGTCAACGCGCTTTCAATTTTCGCCTGGCTGGCGGCGATGACCGACTGGGTGGTATTTGATTCAGCACGCAGGCTGCGGAGAATGTTTTCCTTTTCCTCACGCTCGTTTCGTTGGGCAGCGGCGCGGGACTCATGTTCAGCTAACAGGGCCTGCTGCGACTCGATCCGGCCAGTGAGATCGTTCAGCGTCTGCTCGGCTTCGATAAAGTCAAGTTGCTGCTGCTCGAGTTTCTGTTGGGCTTCGAGGATGTCGCTTTGGTTCTGGCTGACCCGGGCCTCGAGTTCAGCCTGGCGTTCCTTGTTGAAGGCGATCCGGCTCTCGGCAGCGCTCGCCGCATTGGTGTGGTGGTTGAGTTGCTGGCGGATTTCGGAGAGTTCCGCTTCAAGGCTCTGGGCGGCATCGCGGGCCTTGACGACAGCCTGTTCTTTTTCGGGAAGTCCTACTTCCAGCTCGGTCTCGCGGACCTCAAGTGAATGGATCGAGTTTTCAAGCTCACTGAGTTCAGCTGTGTATTCGGTGTATTTGCGATGGCTGAGGTGGGTGTCCAGTATGCGCACGTCAGTGGCGAGTTCCTGATAGCGGCGGGCCTTGGCGACCTGGCGCTTGAGGGAATTCATGCGGCGTTCCTGTTCGGCGAGGACATCGGATACACGGAGCAAGTTGGCCTCGGTGTACTCGAGCTTGCGTAAGGCCTCACGCTTTTCCTTTTTGAACTTGGTGATACCGGCGGCTTCCTCGAAAACCGTCCGACGGTCTTCCGGCTTGGAGCTGAGAAGCATGTCGATTTTCCCTTGCTCCATGATGGAGTAGGAGGTCCTGCCAATACCCGTATCCATGAAGAGTTCGTGAATATCGCGGAGGCGACAAAGGCTGCCATTGATACGGTACTCTGACTTGCCATCCCGGTAGACCCGGCGGGTAATGGCGACCTCGTTGAAATCGACCTTCAACGTTTTTTCGCAGTCGGCCAGCGTCATCGTCACCTCGGCCATACTCAGGGCTGCGCGTGCTTTGCTGGTTCCACTTTTATCCGTGCCGTTAAAGATGACGTCAGCCATTTCACCGCCACGCAAAGCCTTGGCGGACGTCTCACCAAGCACCCAACGGATGGCATCAACGACATTTGACTTGCCACAACCGTTCGGCCCGACAATTCCGGTCACACCTTTCGGGTGGAATTCGAACTTGGTTTTATCGGCGAAGGATTTGAATCCGTGTAGATCGAGTGACTTGAGATACATAGTATGTGTATTGGGTGCGGGAGATTTCAGTAAGGGCAGACGACGTGGGAGGGTGACGTGGGGGGGATGACGTGGAACGGTTCGAGCCGAGGAAGATCAGGTTCCGCCAGCCGGTTCCCGACACTATAATGCTGAACGGCACTACTCCAAGACAATTAGGCGGAAAATCGTATATATGGTGTATTCCCCACAAGTTTATACTACATATTGCGGTTGTCATATTTAAGAAAGCCTAAGCAAAAAGCCTGCCCACAGACCTCAAAGAGCATGCGAGGACGGATTCAAGGCTTGTTTCCGGGACTGGCAGCCACTAAGGCAATACGCATGCAGTTGAAGCACCAATGGATCGGCCCGGATGTGGATTACCAGCGAGCCCTGGAAATCCAGCTCGAACGGGTGGATCTTGTTCTTGAAGGGAAATCGGGGAACCAGCTGCTCTCCATGGAGCATCGCCCGGTTTATACCATTGGCCGGACCCGTGACCAGACATCACTGGGAGCGAACGCCACATTGCTCCCCCACCCTGTGGTTGAAATCAATCGCGGTGGCCAGGCCACTTATCATGGCCCCGGGCAACTGACCGGCTATCCCATCGTGGACCTACGGCCACTGGGCAAAGACCTCCACGCCTACATCAGATTGCTGGAAGATGCTCTGATCATTACCTGTGGCGAATATGGCGTCAGGGCAGATAGGCGTGACGGGCTGACCGGCGTATGGGTCGACGACCGGAAACTTGCATCCATCGGCGTGGGTGTTAGAAAATGGATCACCATGCACGGCTTTGCCATCAACTTGACACGTGCCAGCTTGCTGGGATTCCAATCGATCACCCCCTGTGGCATTGATGGAGTCACCATGACCTGCCTTGAGAGCGAGTGCGGCAGTGCCGTCGATGTGGAGGGATTCGCCCACCGCTGTGCGCCACACCTGGACAGGCTCTTGGGCGGGATGCGGGCCAAACATGCCTAGGTGGCAGGCCGTCCTTGGGACATTCCCACTCAAGTCCCGTCCTCGCCATCAAGAGCCCTCGCCGGCAGCCGGGACCGCGTCTGCGACATTGCTTTGGTCCCCGGACTCTGCAAGGGTTTCAGCCTTTTCCTTTTTTTTCTGAGCCTTGGTCGATTCCTTGATAATCTGCCGCTCGAGGTCCGGGTTCTGGTTTTTCCCCTGACTGATCGCCACACCCAGCCAACGAAGCTCATAACTGTTATCGAGGGCCACCTTGACAAGCATGGTCAGCGGCACGGCTAACAACATCCCGACCGGCCCCCAGAGAAACCCCCAGAACAGGACGGAGATAACGACCACCACGGTGGACAAACCGAAACGGCGCCCCAGAAGTGCCGGCTCCATGAAATTTCCTAAAAACCCGTTAATGACCAGGTATCCACAGGCGACAGCGATGGCGTGTTTCACATCGTGGATCAGCAAGGCAAGGATCACGGGGGGGATGCCGGCTATGATCGAGCCGATAGCCGGGATGTAGTTGAGCGCGAATGCGAGGATGCCCCACAGAAGGGGGAAATCGACCTCGGCAGCCCAGCAGAGCAAGCCAGCCAAGCCGCCGGTAGCGATACTGACCATGGTTTTGATACCGAGGTATTTCTGGATGTCGCGGGTGGCACTCAGCATACGCTGAAGGTTTGGCCCCTGGGCATCGACGATGGCCTCGAACCGGCGCGCAAACATCCGTGCCTCACTGAGCATGAACACAAGGAGGATGAGCACGATGAAGGAGCTTTTCAGGGTTTCCAGCACCCCACCTAACAACGAGGTGATATTCTCCTTGAAAAAGTCACCGATTTTTTCCGCGGTCAGGAATTTCTTAATTTCCTCCTGCGCACCTTCAAACTGCCATTCCTCAAGCTGGGCTCCACCGTTCAGTGCCACGTGGTACATTTTTTTTCCATACTGTTCGAGTCGGTCACCTTCAGCCAAATCGTTGATCAGTAAAAAACCAATCACCATCACGCCGGAGAGGAAGGCAAAAACCACCAGCACGGTGATGAGGACGGAGATAAACCGGGGCACCCTGTGTTCACGAAGCCAGTTGGTAATGGGAAAACTTACCGCCGCGATGAAAAACGCGAGTGAGACGGGTATAAAAAAGTCCCTGGCAAAATACAAGCCACTGAGCACGAGCACCGCCGAGGCGAGCAAGAGCATGGCTTTATAGGCTTCTGCGGGTTTGGATGGCACGGGAATGGATCTTGGGACGAGTTGGTGTGGCCAAAAATAAAAATCATTGTTAGCGTAAACCAGCATCAATTGTATGCTTTTGCCACGATGCCTCGGGAAGGCACGGCCAACATACGCTTATTCAGACGCTCAAGCAATGGAATCATTCGATTATTGTTAAAAAAATGACAATCACAGACCGGCCCGTCATCAGCATCATCATTCCAGCGCTGAATGAATCAGAAAATCTGCACACATGCCTTTCGTCCCTCCCCTATCAGGATATGGTCGAAGTGATCCTCAGCGACGGCGGCAGCATCGATGATACGCTGGCCATTGCCCAACAATTTCCCATCGTGATCCTCCACGCGGACCGTGGCCGTGCCAGGCAGATGAATGCCGCAGCCCGCTGTGCGCGTGGGGACGTGCTTCTTTTTCTGCATGCCGACACCATACTCCCCCCAAATGCATACCACGAGCTCATCCGGTCGATTCAGGACGGGTGCCTGATGGGGTGCTTCGAGAGGAAATTCGATACCAGCAGCCGGCTGCTCGCCGTCACCTCCCGTTGGGCCGGCTGGCGGGCGCGCAAGCTATTCTGGGCATACGGTGACCAGGCGATCTTTATCAACCATGCGTTGTTTCGGCGTCTCG
Coding sequences:
- a CDS encoding right-handed parallel beta-helix repeat-containing protein; translated protein: MTDIARFAIVLMMIKWLFTHIYHLWILLSIASPLNAAIITVDTSTDELNTPTGPNTSLREAIRDATTGDTINFAPSLNGAVIFLLSGEYLIDKNLTIDASALGNGLTLYGAGDRIARIYGSLATIKNITFRNGTASNGGALHISNGSTVNMNQCRIVANKAHGTGGITGLGGGIYCDSSALIIINSTIEQNSTTTDVGADLAGGGISMSGGNTTSLTLIGTTVQNNSTPMRGGGIHSTSTGTMTIIDSTISGNNAASGGGIDLTSGTLTLSGSTVSSNVGSSNGGGIYITSATVDLIKSTFANNISTAEGGAIDLNNSAIVTIESCTIAENTSQNGGGVHNNNSTLSLVNSIVAANGASYGKDIYFQSGTLTRSGVSIVGSNDQCDTPFPAGNPNVNGDIVGTIIARIEPGLSPLGYYGGPTMTMHPLTNSPAYNAGGSTSLSTDQRGYPRVVGASLDTGAVEVSTTLLVTTAIDENDGGLGLGVGNSLRECIQAATSPGSLISFAQVLDGNTLTITNGAIPVSAQTVLIDASGLSNGITIDGDSTYGIFNCSSSANLSINSLTITKAGARAITSESGSSLSLSNCAFTANLSGCLDLELSKASIRYCDFTDNTLNTVSSGGGAAVFALTSDVVIDQSSFVGNSTVSTGGPLGGAIRSAVSTLHVSRCNFSNNSALGSSAGKGGAIYLSHLLGPALSYSSITNSTFKGNQSALGGAIELGNIIGSIELSHLTITGNVSDLGGGINLKSAGTDGKLLLNHCIIATNLSPINADINYDPSGGGSNPIVVSGPNLIGDNSSVASIFPAGALVGTMATPLDPMLGSHSNHGGFTNSIPLLPGSPAIDAGSVIFPALQNDQRGFSRMIGTAPDLGAYENGHIVGYSTWVEEKIASGLDADFAGDSEFDTNRNGVEYATGRHPAVTEDAAILHLTRVAKAGGGYEMHITFAYEPDAPDIKYILQRNTTLDAFGARYRFTPSTGIEQLHPSGNVTATYDEINKTITVVDDGIGDGPRYFWRLMIEELPTSP
- a CDS encoding AI-2E family transporter translates to MLVYANNDFYFWPHQLVPRSIPVPSKPAEAYKAMLLLASAVLVLSGLYFARDFFIPVSLAFFIAAVSFPITNWLREHRVPRFISVLITVLVVFAFLSGVMVIGFLLINDLAEGDRLEQYGKKMYHVALNGGAQLEEWQFEGAQEEIKKFLTAEKIGDFFKENITSLLGGVLETLKSSFIVLILLVFMLSEARMFARRFEAIVDAQGPNLQRMLSATRDIQKYLGIKTMVSIATGGLAGLLCWAAEVDFPLLWGILAFALNYIPAIGSIIAGIPPVILALLIHDVKHAIAVACGYLVINGFLGNFMEPALLGRRFGLSTVVVVISVLFWGFLWGPVGMLLAVPLTMLVKVALDNSYELRWLGVAISQGKNQNPDLERQIIKESTKAQKKKEKAETLAESGDQSNVADAVPAAGEGS
- a CDS encoding TIGR04283 family arsenosugar biosynthesis glycosyltransferase produces the protein MTITDRPVISIIIPALNESENLHTCLSSLPYQDMVEVILSDGGSIDDTLAIAQQFPIVILHADRGRARQMNAAARCARGDVLLFLHADTILPPNAYHELIRSIQDGCLMGCFERKFDTSSRLLAVTSRWAGWRARKLFWAYGDQAIFINHALFRRLGGYRDLRRFEDLDLAIRAKPHGRWTVLPEPVVTDARRFGKHPLPRLASDFFLTLAWRAGLIDQ
- the smc gene encoding chromosome segregation protein SMC, which gives rise to MYLKSLDLHGFKSFADKTKFEFHPKGVTGIVGPNGCGKSNVVDAIRWVLGETSAKALRGGEMADVIFNGTDKSGTSKARAALSMAEVTMTLADCEKTLKVDFNEVAITRRVYRDGKSEYRINGSLCRLRDIHELFMDTGIGRTSYSIMEQGKIDMLLSSKPEDRRTVFEEAAGITKFKKEKREALRKLEYTEANLLRVSDVLAEQERRMNSLKRQVAKARRYQELATDVRILDTHLSHRKYTEYTAELSELENSIHSLEVRETELEVGLPEKEQAVVKARDAAQSLEAELSEIRQQLNHHTNAASAAESRIAFNKERQAELEARVSQNQSDILEAQQKLEQQQLDFIEAEQTLNDLTGRIESQQALLAEHESRAAAQRNEREEKENILRSLRAESNTTQSVIAASQAKIESALTQMENSLERSRKLAEEEERLQGEHEEAVMEQEGIASELETRRSKLAALEEEKETTERTFQHTRGDLDAARDLASASHKDLAKVSSRLDVLRQLVDSGEGFEKGTQAVLKGLDEPGFFKNGVRGVLAGLIEVEHAYTVAVEAALGSHLQAVLVTDSSYAQAIIDRLTEKKLGEAALIPEDFVSPTSAGQMMTVPDGAETWAMDRVKSDPKVAAVVESLLSKVLIVSDLSTAMSMRPELPGVTLVTLRGEVFSPEGLITGGVSTGDQSSVLERQNEVRSLEIEVAELETADEEARAHLAELETLVREQREASELARERLQKARVEESTLQGQLTLASREVESLESKISAVQWERNDIKERDSNAVMGREELESDLSMARARLEQIEADQVKLAGELEEASRRENEAVSQLQEFRTRLAVERQALEAAERQRSPMEARLEELRQISNRRDEEIAAFTERMEAATAENSELAKTIEMNRAEARDLEELLESTSASRGELHRAIEVSEKELSDLRHECSKISDQKGREEIAATKIGLRLENLNESVMERHQIELKHFRPDAHALLTCLQERAKQYDRQEQRRAEREGEEYSPTEVTDLAAIEVTDDEVIEFPGDSGPDWELIESIVVDLKRKVDSMGPVNVDAIEEFDELEEHNTNLRNQHDDLVNSKTELINVIEKINVETKKRFTETFNQVAENFKGMFKVLFGDKAIANLVLVDEHDPLESGIDIIAKPPGKKLQSISLLSGGERSMTAVALLFSIYQIKPSPFCVLDELDAPLDEANIGRFLKVLDRFIDNSQFIIVTHSKRTMARADVMYGVTMEDFGVSKPVGMRLTTEAEADKAHKGEARTAAQKAALELDA
- the lipB gene encoding lipoyl(octanoyl) transferase LipB, encoding MQLKHQWIGPDVDYQRALEIQLERVDLVLEGKSGNQLLSMEHRPVYTIGRTRDQTSLGANATLLPHPVVEINRGGQATYHGPGQLTGYPIVDLRPLGKDLHAYIRLLEDALIITCGEYGVRADRRDGLTGVWVDDRKLASIGVGVRKWITMHGFAINLTRASLLGFQSITPCGIDGVTMTCLESECGSAVDVEGFAHRCAPHLDRLLGGMRAKHA
- a CDS encoding alpha/beta hydrolase — translated: MKQFTMPSLLAGLAACALLSPQVSADEAPAGPKAGEKPGNGLLDDKDGQLSKLAEAFLGKNGGNRLFYFPTKDQPFTPRKYGAKYEDVTFKSADGTELHGWFLPSNLGAGKAKGTVVFSHGNAGSVAHHYGFISWLMPAGYNVLLYDYRAFGQSKGELSRKGLVEDVTAAFQYVASRKDVDAGKLVSFSHSLGGAKSVVALAMKPIKGLRAVITDGAFASYKEMARQKAGQVGANLTTDELSTIDYIDKLPSVPLLIIHGTADTMVPVGQGEKLFEKAREPKTFFKVENGTHVDSLDRNHGEYRKKMLAWLDKVLG